The DNA region ACCCCGGCCGAAAGGAAGACGATGAGCGAAGACAGTGCACATTTCCCCCCAGTGGATCCCGTAAAGACCGGCGTGCGGGGCTGCTGCCCGCGCTGCGGACAGGGAAAATTGTTTGACGGCCTGCTCTCGCTGAAACCGCGCTGTGCTGCCTGCGGCCTCGATTATTCCTTTGCCGATTCGGGCGATGGCCCTGCCGTCTTCGTCATTCTCATCGTCGGCGTCATCGTCATCGGCTCTGTGCTCTGGCTGGAGGTGAACTATTCGCCGCCAATCTGGCTGCACATTCTGCTGTTCGCTCCGCTGACGATCATGCTTTCGCTGGTGGCGCTTCGTTGGTGCAAGGGAATCCTGATCGCCATGCAGTTCCGCCATAATGCCCGCGAAGGACGCATCTCCAG from Rhizobium sullae includes:
- a CDS encoding DUF983 domain-containing protein; amino-acid sequence: MSEDSAHFPPVDPVKTGVRGCCPRCGQGKLFDGLLSLKPRCAACGLDYSFADSGDGPAVFVILIVGVIVIGSVLWLEVNYSPPIWLHILLFAPLTIMLSLVALRWCKGILIAMQFRHNAREGRISSD